One region of Termitidicoccus mucosus genomic DNA includes:
- a CDS encoding capsid cement protein: MNILAASHFYPPAFINAALAVLAVIAFAIVAFAWFAFRFCHRRLVTACNIAEGTHAGRITKFAGAAIGESYLLGKFGADANHVVPAAAADKPIGVITDQAEAAEDPVNVSLLGSSDTTILVRAAGEIAAGSYVVPAAAGRVQALPAAAGTYILVGRALTAAAAAGDLVEIDPIAGIPTVVTAG; the protein is encoded by the coding sequence ATGAATATCCTCGCAGCCTCTCACTTCTATCCGCCGGCGTTCATCAACGCCGCGCTCGCCGTCCTCGCCGTCATCGCCTTCGCCATCGTCGCGTTTGCCTGGTTTGCCTTCCGCTTTTGCCATCGCCGCCTCGTGACGGCCTGCAACATCGCCGAAGGCACGCACGCCGGCCGCATCACCAAGTTCGCCGGCGCCGCCATCGGCGAGTCCTACCTGCTTGGCAAGTTCGGCGCCGACGCGAATCACGTCGTGCCCGCCGCCGCGGCCGACAAGCCCATCGGCGTGATCACCGATCAGGCCGAGGCGGCGGAAGATCCCGTCAACGTCTCGCTGCTCGGCTCGAGCGACACCACGATCCTCGTGCGCGCCGCCGGCGAGATCGCCGCCGGCAGCTATGTCGTGCCCGCCGCCGCCGGCCGCGTGCAGGCGCTCCCCGCCGCCGCCGGCACCTACATCCTCGTGGGCCGCGCGCTCACCGCCGCCGCCGCTGCCGGCGACCTCGTCGAGATCGATCCCATCGCCGGCATCCCGACTGTCGTCACCGCCGGCTAA
- a CDS encoding phage portal protein family protein, whose product MSTATPGFNLDIVSAQRRSRFNPLANFDPAVLTRQLQEFRAGRLRDLAMSMDAIEETDDTLMCVVPKAKAAVARHGYEILTIDTEDAAQAEQAEKQKETLEHFYNHLSVTNALDLDEEGGVSLLLRQMMDAKGKRYAVHHIVWQPAAKGRYTATLWQVPLWFFENTTGRMRFIEEPYGYDGVAMERGAWMVTKGLGVSIACAVAWTFKHLPLRDWLIYSERAGMPGIEGVTDAQPGSEEWKQLVQAVTEAAKEFKWVRNRSSEIKTIEFSTTGELPYPKLVERMDRALAALWRGADLSTISAGQGQGQGASLQGEESAALEADDAQWLSESLQTKLDRLVIEYVYGPDTPVLAYFQVRGADKKNIDTDLKVDAFALQNGHPISKKQFAERYQRPLPDEEDELLAPPAAPAPSFPPGADEAARREAINESATDALYNARALALLTGAERAALAPLLDALAVVERAGDADTPAALKAFEAAIAAHAPRLLADPALAAAWEKVLAPAAVEGVANALKP is encoded by the coding sequence TGGCGAATTTCGACCCGGCCGTGCTCACCCGGCAGTTGCAGGAGTTCCGCGCCGGCCGGCTGCGCGACCTCGCGATGAGCATGGATGCGATCGAGGAGACCGACGACACGCTCATGTGCGTCGTGCCCAAGGCCAAGGCCGCCGTCGCCCGTCACGGTTACGAGATCCTCACCATCGACACCGAGGACGCGGCGCAGGCCGAGCAGGCGGAGAAGCAAAAGGAAACGCTCGAGCATTTTTATAATCACCTGAGCGTGACCAACGCGCTCGACCTCGACGAAGAGGGCGGCGTCTCGCTCCTGCTCCGGCAGATGATGGACGCGAAGGGCAAACGCTACGCCGTACACCACATCGTCTGGCAGCCGGCGGCAAAGGGCCGCTACACCGCCACGCTCTGGCAGGTGCCGCTCTGGTTTTTCGAGAACACCACCGGCCGCATGCGCTTCATCGAGGAGCCCTACGGCTACGACGGCGTGGCGATGGAGCGCGGCGCGTGGATGGTCACCAAGGGCCTCGGCGTGTCGATCGCCTGCGCCGTCGCCTGGACCTTCAAGCACCTGCCGCTGCGCGACTGGCTCATCTACAGCGAGCGCGCCGGCATGCCCGGCATCGAGGGTGTGACCGACGCACAGCCCGGCAGCGAGGAATGGAAACAGCTCGTCCAGGCCGTCACCGAGGCGGCCAAGGAATTCAAGTGGGTGCGCAACCGCTCCAGCGAGATCAAGACCATCGAGTTTTCCACCACCGGCGAGCTGCCCTACCCGAAGCTGGTCGAGCGCATGGACCGCGCCCTCGCCGCGCTCTGGCGCGGGGCCGATCTGTCCACCATCAGCGCCGGGCAGGGGCAGGGCCAGGGCGCCAGCCTGCAAGGCGAGGAGTCCGCCGCGCTCGAGGCCGACGACGCGCAATGGCTCTCCGAGTCGCTCCAGACCAAGCTCGACCGGCTCGTCATCGAGTATGTGTATGGCCCCGATACGCCCGTGCTGGCCTACTTCCAGGTGCGCGGCGCGGACAAAAAGAACATCGATACCGACCTGAAGGTCGATGCGTTCGCACTGCAAAACGGGCACCCGATCTCCAAAAAGCAATTCGCCGAGCGCTACCAGCGCCCGCTGCCCGACGAGGAGGACGAACTGCTCGCCCCGCCCGCCGCTCCGGCCCCGTCCTTCCCGCCCGGCGCGGACGAAGCCGCGCGCCGCGAAGCCATCAACGAAAGCGCCACCGACGCGCTCTACAACGCCCGCGCCCTGGCGCTGCTCACCGGGGCCGAGCGCGCCGCGCTCGCCCCGCTGCTCGACGCGCTCGCCGTCGTGGAGCGCGCCGGTGACGCCGACACCCCCGCCGCGCTCAAAGCCTTCGAGGCCGCGATCGCCGCGCACGCGCCGCGCCTGCTCGCCGATCCCGCCCTCGCCGCCGCCTGGGAAAAAGTCCTCGCCCCCGCCGCCGTGGAAGGGGTGGCCAATGCCTTGAAACCATGA
- a CDS encoding immunoglobulin domain-containing protein, which yields MSVPPIPAAALEAANTTYITRSVLKYTPAATPATPYIFLVDLVDYDGTAEISALPFPGVDGKLRPIRRDQVDSNESVALKCYNIFKVIEALGGSLNGLSDGTSEIWLRDPKDNSGKVKAYVAPFPCSAQRDGQVKFGDKTYSFATLKFTNTGASDLHWEFNADVTAGTTIATQPPASLSVNEGAPLTLTVTTSGSAPTGYQWKKNGVAIAGATAAAYTVAEAAETDAGGYVCEVASASGTLVTTPCVVQVVPA from the coding sequence ATGTCAGTCCCTCCCATCCCCGCCGCGGCACTCGAAGCGGCAAATACGACCTACATCACGCGCAGCGTGCTCAAATACACGCCCGCCGCCACTCCGGCCACGCCCTACATCTTTCTCGTCGACCTCGTTGATTACGACGGCACGGCGGAAATTTCCGCACTCCCGTTTCCCGGTGTCGACGGCAAACTGCGTCCGATCCGGCGCGACCAGGTCGACTCCAATGAATCGGTCGCCTTGAAGTGCTACAATATTTTCAAAGTCATCGAGGCTCTCGGCGGCTCGCTCAACGGCCTCTCCGACGGAACCTCCGAGATCTGGCTTCGCGATCCCAAGGATAATTCCGGCAAGGTGAAAGCCTACGTCGCCCCATTCCCCTGCTCGGCGCAGCGCGACGGGCAGGTCAAGTTCGGCGACAAGACCTACAGTTTCGCCACCCTCAAATTCACCAACACCGGCGCCAGCGATCTTCATTGGGAATTCAATGCCGATGTCACTGCCGGCACCACCATTGCCACGCAACCGCCGGCCTCGCTCAGCGTGAACGAAGGCGCCCCGCTCACCCTCACCGTGACCACCAGCGGGTCCGCGCCCACCGGTTACCAATGGAAGAAAAACGGCGTGGCCATCGCGGGCGCCACCGCCGCGGCCTACACCGTGGCCGAGGCCGCCGAGACCGACGCCGGCGGCTACGTCTGCGAAGTCGCCAGCGCGAGCGGCACCCTCGTCACCACGCCCTGCGTGGTCCAGGTCGTCCCCGCCTGA